One genomic region from Sulfurimonas sp. encodes:
- a CDS encoding diguanylate cyclase, with protein sequence MRNVLVVNDNQNVLSSLKQEFKKQDDIKPYFAKSHKEANDLLNKHHDKFHAALLDIYLNDAKNGEIIELINHHNIPYVILTDMIDGKIQDTLLKKNIINIFSTNDQTNIACAVTDISRTLKNYDTTILIVDDSDIYRKILKDSLKKIKLKIIEACDGVEALEILENNNKISLVLTDYEMPNMDGIELTFKLRKKYKKDQLGIIALSVVEEQNVISKFLRIGANDFINKRFTHNELVTRINANLELLDLFAQIKEMANKDFLTGAYNRRFFFDNGNSIYSKNKRKNTPLTVAMIDIDKFKNINDTYGHDTGDVAIKEAKRILVDNLRDSDLMARFGGEEFCVLLEDITYENTRLLFEKIRNKFQNNIIRTHKHVITYTVSIGIYIGLSDSLEDMIRLSDEALYEAKENGRNRIIISQ encoded by the coding sequence ATGAGAAATGTTTTAGTCGTTAACGACAATCAAAATGTTTTAAGTTCATTAAAACAAGAATTTAAAAAACAAGATGATATAAAACCATACTTTGCTAAAAGTCATAAAGAAGCTAATGACCTATTAAATAAACATCATGATAAATTTCATGCGGCATTGTTAGATATATATCTCAACGATGCCAAAAATGGAGAAATCATTGAACTTATAAATCATCACAACATACCATATGTTATATTAACAGATATGATTGATGGTAAAATACAAGACACTTTGTTAAAAAAAAATATAATTAACATTTTTTCAACAAATGATCAAACTAACATAGCATGTGCAGTTACAGATATCTCTAGGACATTAAAAAATTATGATACAACTATTTTGATAGTTGATGATTCTGATATATATAGAAAAATATTAAAAGATAGTTTAAAAAAAATAAAATTGAAAATTATTGAAGCTTGTGATGGTGTAGAAGCATTGGAAATTTTAGAAAATAACAATAAAATATCTCTCGTTCTAACAGATTATGAAATGCCTAACATGGATGGAATAGAACTTACATTTAAACTACGCAAAAAATATAAAAAAGACCAACTTGGCATCATCGCTCTTAGTGTTGTCGAAGAACAAAATGTAATAAGTAAGTTTTTAAGAATTGGTGCAAATGATTTTATAAATAAGAGATTTACGCACAATGAGCTTGTAACTAGAATAAATGCAAACTTAGAACTTTTAGACCTGTTCGCTCAGATAAAAGAGATGGCAAATAAAGATTTTCTTACAGGAGCTTACAATAGACGCTTCTTTTTTGATAATGGAAACTCCATCTATTCTAAAAATAAACGAAAGAACACTCCTTTAACAGTAGCGATGATAGATATAGATAAATTTAAAAATATTAATGACACTTATGGGCATGATACAGGTGATGTGGCTATTAAAGAAGCAAAACGCATATTGGTAGATAATTTAAGAGATTCTGATTTAATGGCTCGTTTTGGTGGTGAAGAATTTTGTGTACTGCTTGAAGATATAACATATGAAAATACAAGACTACTTTTTGAAAAAATTAGAAATAAATTTCAAAATAACATAATAAGAACACATAAACATGTTATCACATATACAGTATCTATTGGAATATATATTGGTTTATCAGACTCACTAGAAGATATGATTAGACTCTCTGATGAAGCGCTTTATGAAGCTAAAGAAAATGGTAGAAATAGGATTATAATCTCACAATGA
- the rpmJ gene encoding 50S ribosomal protein L36: MKVRASVKKMCDDCIVVKRKGIVRVICKVKKHKQRQG, encoded by the coding sequence ATGAAAGTAAGAGCTTCAGTTAAGAAGATGTGTGATGACTGTATAGTTGTCAAAAGAAAAGGCATTGTAAGAGTAATCTGCAAAGTTAAAAAACATAAACAAAGACAAGGATAA
- the rpsM gene encoding 30S ribosomal protein S13, which translates to MARISGVDLPKKKRIEYGLTYVYGIGLHASRKILDATGIDYNKRVFELSEDDVAAITKEIRASHMVEGDLRKKVAMDIKALMDLGSYRGIRHRRGLPCRGQKTKTNARTRKGKRKTVGAA; encoded by the coding sequence ATGGCTCGTATTTCTGGTGTTGATTTACCTAAGAAAAAGAGAATAGAATACGGTTTAACGTATGTCTATGGAATTGGTTTACATGCTTCTCGTAAAATTTTAGATGCGACAGGTATAGACTATAACAAAAGAGTTTTCGAATTAAGCGAAGACGATGTAGCAGCAATTACAAAAGAGATCCGTGCCAGTCATATGGTTGAAGGTGATTTGCGTAAAAAAGTTGCAATGGACATTAAAGCTCTTATGGATTTAGGTTCATATAGAGGTATTCGTCACCGTCGTGGTCTTCCATGTCGTGGACAAAAAACTAAGACAAATGCGCGTACTCGAAAAGGTAAGCGTAAAACTGTCGGCGCAGCGTAA
- the rpsK gene encoding 30S ribosomal protein S11: protein MAKRKAVRKKVVKKNIARGIVHIAASFNNTLVTITDEMGNMIAWSSAGSLGFKGSKKSTPFAAQAATEDAVAKAQVHGIKELGIKVQGPGSGRETAVKAVGAIEGIRVTFMKDVTPLPHNGCRAPKRRRV, encoded by the coding sequence ATGGCAAAAAGAAAAGCTGTTAGAAAAAAAGTAGTAAAGAAAAATATTGCTCGTGGTATCGTTCATATCGCTGCATCATTTAATAATACTCTTGTAACTATTACAGATGAAATGGGTAACATGATTGCTTGGAGTTCTGCTGGTTCTTTAGGATTTAAAGGTTCTAAAAAATCAACTCCATTTGCTGCACAAGCTGCAACGGAAGATGCAGTTGCTAAAGCGCAAGTACATGGTATAAAAGAACTTGGTATTAAAGTTCAAGGTCCTGGTTCAGGTCGTGAAACAGCAGTTAAAGCTGTAGGTGCTATCGAAGGTATTCGTGTTACATTTATGAAAGATGTTACACCATTACCACATAACGGTTGTCGCGCACCTAAGCGTCGTAGAGTTTAA
- the rpsD gene encoding 30S ribosomal protein S4, with product MARYRGPVEKIERRFGVSLNLKGERRLAGKSALEKRPYGPGQHGQRRKKVSEYGLQLNEKQKAKFMYGVSEKQFRALFVEAKRKDGNTGTNLITLIESRLDNVVYRMGFASTRRFARQLTTHGHILVDGKKLDIPSYRVKPGQKIEVRESSKKNIQIVRAIELTNQTGIAPWVDIDAEKVFGIYTRLPEREEVVIPVEERLIVELYSK from the coding sequence ATGGCAAGATATAGAGGTCCAGTAGAAAAAATCGAAAGAAGATTTGGTGTAAGTCTTAACCTTAAAGGTGAGCGTCGTTTAGCGGGTAAATCTGCATTAGAAAAAAGACCTTATGGTCCTGGTCAACATGGTCAGCGTCGTAAGAAAGTTTCTGAGTATGGTTTACAACTTAATGAAAAACAAAAAGCAAAATTCATGTATGGTGTTTCTGAAAAACAATTCCGTGCATTATTTGTTGAAGCAAAAAGAAAAGATGGAAATACAGGTACAAACCTTATTACATTGATTGAAAGCAGACTTGATAATGTTGTTTATCGTATGGGTTTTGCTTCAACTCGTCGTTTTGCTAGACAACTTACTACTCATGGTCATATCCTTGTAGATGGTAAAAAACTTGATATTCCTTCTTACCGTGTTAAGCCAGGACAAAAAATTGAAGTTCGTGAATCAAGCAAGAAAAATATTCAAATTGTTCGTGCTATAGAATTAACTAACCAAACTGGTATAGCTCCATGGGTTGATATAGATGCTGAGAAAGTTTTTGGTATTTATACTCGTTTACCTGAGCGTGAAGAAGTTGTGATTCCTGTTGAAGAGCGTTTAATCGTTGAGCTTTACTCTAAATAA
- a CDS encoding DNA-directed RNA polymerase subunit alpha: MKKIKTTPLAPQEFEVEQISDNEANIMAHPFETGYAISLAHPLRRFLLSSSVGYAPIAIKIEGAKHEFDSVRGMLEDISDFILNLKEIRFKLKDEATEAEISYSFAGPCSVKGSDLISDEVDVVTPDAPLATLNEDSTLNFTIKIAQGIGYVASEDTHDELEDGYIALDAYFTPVRSATYKIENVLVEDNPNFERVIMNIRTDGQITPLDAFKNSLEVMYAQLAVFNSEISIKTATTIERVEENPDLKKLSTHIDSLGLSARSFNCLDRSNIKLIGEIALMSQNDLKNVKNLGKKSYDEIVDKLQEFGFAVGADLTDDVISALKKKIEASQA, translated from the coding sequence ATGAAAAAAATTAAAACTACTCCCCTTGCTCCACAAGAGTTTGAGGTAGAACAAATTAGTGATAATGAAGCAAATATTATGGCTCACCCGTTTGAAACGGGTTATGCTATTTCTTTAGCTCATCCACTTCGCCGTTTTTTATTAAGTAGCTCAGTTGGTTATGCACCAATAGCTATTAAAATAGAAGGTGCTAAGCATGAATTTGACTCTGTGCGTGGTATGCTTGAAGATATTTCAGACTTCATTTTAAATCTTAAAGAGATTCGCTTTAAGCTTAAAGATGAAGCAACTGAAGCAGAAATCAGTTATAGTTTTGCTGGTCCATGTAGCGTTAAAGGAAGTGACCTTATCAGTGATGAGGTTGATGTTGTAACGCCAGATGCTCCATTAGCAACACTAAATGAAGACTCTACTCTTAATTTTACTATTAAAATTGCTCAGGGTATTGGTTATGTAGCTAGTGAAGATACACACGATGAACTTGAAGATGGGTATATAGCACTAGATGCTTATTTTACTCCTGTTCGTAGTGCAACTTACAAAATTGAGAATGTTCTTGTAGAAGACAATCCTAATTTTGAAAGAGTGATTATGAACATTAGAACTGATGGGCAAATAACTCCATTAGATGCGTTTAAAAACTCTTTAGAAGTTATGTATGCTCAATTAGCTGTATTTAATTCAGAGATTAGTATAAAAACTGCAACAACAATAGAGCGTGTTGAAGAAAACCCTGATCTTAAAAAATTGTCAACTCATATTGATAGTTTAGGTTTAAGTGCAAGAAGTTTTAACTGTCTTGATCGCTCAAACATAAAACTTATAGGTGAAATAGCATTGATGAGTCAAAATGATTTAAAAAATGTTAAAAATCTTGGTAAAAAATCATATGATGAAATCGTAGATAAATTACAAGAATTTGGTTTTGCAGTTGGTGCTGACTTAACTGATGATGTAATAAGTGCATTAAAAAAGAAAATAGAAGCCTCACAGGCTTAA
- the rplQ gene encoding 50S ribosomal protein L17 produces MRHRHGYRKLSRTSSHRAALLKNLSISLIEHGKIETTAIKAKELRSYIEKLITVATKNDSNAHRSVFAALQSKEATKTLVNEIAPKYVDRTGGYTRITRTRIRRGDATTMAFIELV; encoded by the coding sequence ATGAGACATCGTCATGGATACCGTAAACTAAGTCGTACAAGTTCACATAGAGCTGCGTTACTTAAGAATCTTAGTATTTCGTTAATTGAACATGGTAAAATTGAAACTACTGCTATTAAAGCAAAAGAGCTTCGTTCTTATATTGAGAAACTGATAACAGTTGCTACTAAGAATGACTCTAATGCTCACAGATCAGTATTCGCGGCGCTTCAAAGTAAAGAAGCAACTAAAACATTAGTAAATGAAATTGCTCCTAAGTATGTTGATCGTACTGGTGGATATACAAGAATTACTAGAACAAGAATTCGTCGTGGTGATGCTACGACAATGGCGTTTATAGAGTTAGTATAA